The Devosia sp. MC521 genome segment GGCGGTCCATCAGGGAAAACATGCCCGAGATGGCTCCCGCAAGTCGCGCAATGCACCTCGGTACGAACCATGCCATGCGAGCGGTCAACTGTACTCGCCACAGCGCCCGGTAGAGGGTCATTAAAGCTTGGCCAGCCTGTGCCACTTTCAAATTTCAGCGTCGCGCCAAACAGCGGCGTGTCACAGCCTGCACAGGAAAAAACGCCCTGACGCTTCTCATGCAACAAGGCGCAAGAGCCCGGACGCTCGGTACCG includes the following:
- the msrB gene encoding peptide-methionine (R)-S-oxide reductase MsrB; protein product: MDGHTYKVTRTDQEWQERLTPEQYYIMRQHGTERPGSCALLHEKRQGVFSCAGCDTPLFGATLKFESGTGWPSFNDPLPGAVASTVDRSHGMVRTEVHCATCGSHLGHVFPDGPPPTGLRYCINGIALNFEPSAE